The Candidatus Eisenbacteria bacterium genomic interval TTCATACTCAATTCCAGAGTGACGACGATGCGGATTGTACCAGCCCTCGATGAAGTCGAATATAGCCATCCGCGCCTCGGCTTGGTTTCGGAAACGACGCCGGTCGATGAGCTCGCATTCAAGCGTG includes:
- a CDS encoding IS3 family transposase, whose amino-acid sequence is TLECELIDRRRFRNQAEARMAIFDFIEGWYNPHRRHSGIEYESPVNYEKRLGSQTTRKNQKNDFHTGSESHDLSPA